A region from the Pectinophora gossypiella chromosome 29, ilPecGoss1.1, whole genome shotgun sequence genome encodes:
- the LOC126379661 gene encoding tropomyosin-1, isoforms 33/34-like: MDKKPFVELVDVIKNKNKRTDLIDDFGEKRGHDCARFGERSALPADTTNPEAAVLSDDDISSCSSAVDEPRKGKGTGGSTMDPKSPVLSGKHRWSKEKVPPKTYRAMTGGSSESMARGLRGPIVGAAVPISETESDCSGMDTAVSYSDGDLAAGDKRRKKRRAPEAGSSDESGAGSSIAAATPNRAAKRGRGRPPTTGHYVGLAKAKEALVNARRAELELLDESEVLESTRELAAVPADCLERRVESGVKVILDVARKSKNLKGTFVNALKKAATQIEQAVAALTERTSDEEVRVLRSENAELRRRVESLSEEMIKLREDLARLSAENSRAKAPASQEEGRSEADQRSAILSDIDHMIDIKLARLENRLLPPSAFRPPLQADLKKPAPQAKGAQPQATKAAKLPPAKAPAAKAAKKAAPAADLPTPAPTRGEATPLQGAQPPAETWSDVVRKGKGKKGKKKARKADATPAAQTAPSKPPASHVDTTRPRGKAKPKKARGSEEAKALRPPRSAVVTLTLRPETIAEGVTYAQVLTRAKMGVNLRQLGIDGLRFRLAATGARVLEIPGKESADKAELLAAKLKEVLPETVKVACP, from the coding sequence ATGGACAAAAAACCATTTGTGGAGCTTGTGGacgttattaaaaacaaaaataaacggaCTGATTTGATTGATGACTTTGGCGAGAAACGAGGACACGATTGCGCGCGATTTGGGGAAAGATCGGCTCTGCCTGCGGATACCACCAATCCGGAGGCGGCCGTCTTATCCGACGACGACATCAGCAGCTGCTCAAGTGCAGTTGATGAGCCCCGCAaggggaaagggacgggtgggTCAACCATGGACCCGAAATCGCCGGTGCTTAGCGGCAAGCACCGGTGGTCGAAGGAAAAGGTGCCTCCCAAAACATACAGGGCCATGACTGGGGGCAGCTCGGAGAGCATGGCGAGAGGCCTGCGAGGGCCTATAGTaggggcagctgtgcccatctcgGAAACGGAATCCGACTGCTCGGGGATGGATACAGCTGTCTCCTACTCGGACGGAGATCTGGCCGCTGGCGACAAGCGGCGCAAAAAACGGAGGGCCCCGGAGGCGGGGAGCAGTGATGAGTCAGGAGCAGGCTCATCCATCGCTGCGGCTACTCCGAACCGTGCAGCCAAGCGCGGCAGGGGAAGGCCGCCCACCACCGGGCATTACGTTGGTTTGGCCAAGGCGAAGGAGGCCTTGGTCAATGCCCGAAGAGCGGAGCTTGAACTCCTGGACGaatcggaggtcctcgagtcgACTAGGGAGCTTGCGGCAGTGCCTGCGGACTGCCTTGAGAGACGGGTGGAGAGCGGCGTCAAGGTCATCCTTGACGTTGCTCGTAAATCCAAGAACCTCAAGGGCACGTTCGTAAACGCCCTGAAGAAAGCCGCCACGCAGATTGAACAGGCTGTGGCGGCTTTAACGGAGAGGACCTCCGATGAGGAAGTCCGGGTTCTGCGTTCTGAGAACGCAGAACTGCGGAGAAGGGTGGAGAGCCTCAGCGAGGAGATGATCAAGCTCCGCGAGGACCTTGCGCGTCTCTCCGCTGAGAACTCCCGCGCCAAGGCGCCCGCATCCCAGGAGGAGGGAAGGAGTGAGGCGGACCAGCGGTCGGCCATACTGTCCGACATCGATCATATGATCGATATCAAGTTGGCCAGGCTGGAAAACCGCCTCCTCCCACCGTCGGCGTTCCGTCCGCCGCTGCAAGCGGACCTGAAGAAGCCTGCTCCGCAGGCGAAGGGAGCTCAGCCACAGGCTACAAAGGCAGCCAAACTCCCACCTGCCAAAGCCCCTGCCGCCAAGGCAGCCAAAAAGGCTGCCCCAGCAGCAGACCTTCCCACCCCAGCGCCCACACGTGGCGAAGCGACCCCCTTGCAGGGAGCGCAGCCACCTGCGGAGACGTGGAGCGACGTGGTGCGAAAAGGGAAAGGCAAGAAGGGGAAGAAGAAGGCGCGCAAAGCCGATGCCACTCCCGCAGCCCAGACTGCGCCCAGCAAGCCTCCGGCGAGCCATGTAGACACTACAAGGCCGCGCGGAAAGGCGAAGCCTAAAAAGGCGAGAGGCAGCGAAGAGGCAAAGGCTCTGCGCCCCCCTAGGTCGGCTGTGGTCACCCTGACCTTGCGTCCGGAGACGATCGCCGAGGGAGTGACATATGCCCAGGTGCTCACCAGGGCGAAGATGGGAGTGAACCTCAGACAGCTGGGAATAGACGGCCTGCGCTTCCGTCTGGCTGCCACCGGGGCTCGAGTGCTCGAGATCCCCGGAA